The following DNA comes from Polynucleobacter necessarius.
TTCGCTCAAGCAGCATTACTCATTTCAACCACAAACTTTTCACCGTTATCTGGTGTGGATAGATTAAGCACAAAGTTCATACCAGCAGCTTTCTTGCTATCCATACTAATAGCCAAAGCATTGAGCCAAAGCGCTGTGGTCATCCCTTTAATCATGTCGGGACCATTTGATTTTGGTGAAGCGCCTGTTGTCATACCATGACCTAGTTCATATGCAGCACCCAGAAAGCTATTACGCATACTTGGGCTTTCTTTTTGATAGCCAATTTGCTCAAAAATATCCGCCAGCAAATCTTTAGCATCCGTATTGTTTGGCTGCGCATAAACCAATTTATTGACGATCTCCATGGCTTCTCGATACTTACCTTGCTTATATAGCTCTTTATCCTTGGCCAAAATCTTGGCAGAGCCACCCATCATCTCAACATATAAAGGGGCAGAATCTTTGGGCGAAAGAGGTGCAAGGGTTGCTGGGTTGGCATCCCAGTAACCGAGATAGCGATTAATCACGGCACGGCTGTTGTGCTCTTCAGATCCATGATAGCTATGCCGCCCATTGCTTTTTCAAGCTCTCAGGCTGCTTATAGACATTCTGGCTTTCGTTAATCGCGACGCCATTATGTACCAAGCGAAGCACTTCGTTATGCAAGTGCGCATAGCTATCGCGCTGCGTACGCATCACTTCTTGAATACGCTCATTACCCCAACGCGGCCAT
Coding sequences within:
- a CDS encoding alkyl sulfatase C-terminal domain-containing protein; its protein translation is MTTGASPKSNGPDMIKGMTTALWLNALAISMDSKKAAGMNFVLNLSTPDNGEKFVVEMSNAA